The nucleotide window ATCCAATGTGACCACACGGATCAAACAGTTGGAGACTCAGTTACAAGTACCGCTGTTTCATCGTTCCAATCGAGGGATGTCGCTCACACCGGCGGGCGAGAACCTGCTTGTGTATGCGGATCGAATTTTGCAATTACTGTATGAAGCAGAGCAGGCCACGCAAGTGGGGAACCCACCAGCAGGCTTACTTCGTTTGGGTGCCATTGAGACAGCAGCTTCCACTTTTCTGACGCCACTCTTGGCTGAATATACTTCATGCTACCCGGAGGTACAGCATTCGCTTGTCACGGGTGGGACGCATGAACTGAACCAGAAGGTGATTCAACATGAATTGCATGGCGCTTTAATCTATGGTCCAATCGATCATCCTGAACTTAACTATATGAAGATGTATGACGAGGAATTGGTGTTGGTCGCCGAACCTGGGGTGCATGAGATGCACGCGCTGCTGTCCAGGCCGATGTTGTTTTTTGAGATCGGATGCACACATCGGGCTCAGGCGGAATCCTTTCTGAAAGATCAGGGTATCCACACGCTTAATGTCATGGAATATGGAACACTGGATACGATTTTGAATGGTGTATCTGCCGGGCTCGGCGTATCATTGCTGCCCCGGTCTTCGGTTACCAAGGCAGAATTAAGAGGCGAGATTGCAGTGATGTCTTTGCCTGAGCCTTATTGCCGGTTGGAAGTAGGATTTGTGTATTCCCGTGGTGAACATATATCTAATGCGCTGAGCGCTTTGGTACAGATCATTACAGAACCAGAACTATAAAGGAGTGAATGATCTTGGAGGATACTACGTTAACGCTCGCGGAAGCATTTAGTCAGGCAGACTTTATTATTGGCGGTCATGGCATTCGCAAAGTGAAGGTACTTCAGGACGTACTGGAGCAGATCGATGGGGAGCTGTTCAGTGACCACTATGGCAACGGCCCCGTCATTGAAGAATTTCAGCAACAGATGGCTGACGTTCTAGGCAAGGAATCGGCGGTGTTTTTCCCAAGCGGAACGATGGCGCAGCAGATTGCATTACGGATCTGGTGTGACCGCAAAGGTGTAAAACGAGTCGCTTATCACCCTCTATGTCATCTGGAAATCCATGAGGAAGACGGACTAAAAGAGTTGCACCAGATTGAATCGATTTTGCTGGCGGACAAGGACCGATTGATTCGTTTGCAAGATGTACAAGCGCTCGATCAGGATATTGCCTGCCTGCTGTTGGAACTGCCGCAACGCGAGATTGGCGGCCAATTGCCAGCGTATGAAGAACTGGAAGCGATCTCGGCCTATTGCCGTGAACGCGGGATTAAGCTGCATCTGGACGGGGCGCGTCTGTTCGAGATTACTCCCTATTATCAGAAGACACCTGCGGAGATTTGCAGTCTGTTTGATACGGTGTATGTGTCCTTTTACAAAGGAATCGGAGGCATTGCGGGTGCTATATTGGCGGGTGATCCGGATGTGATGCAAGAGTCAAAAGTATGGAAACGGCGGCATGGCGGTGATCTGATCGGCCTCTATCCGTATATTCTGAGTTCCCAGTATTATTTCAATGAACGGATTGGCAAAATGGAGCTTTATTATGAGCAGGCTCAAGAGCTCGCCTCCCTACTGAATGCGTGTCACGGGATACATACATTGCCCGAGGTGCCGGTATCGAATATGTTCCATGTTCATTTTGCGCTTGCTGCTGCCGAAGTTGAACCGATTCTTGTGCAAATGGCTCAACAGCATGGCATAGCAATAACTTCGTATTTGAACAAGACGAGTGGGAATAGCTGTGCTTTTGAATTTTCTGGTGGAGATCGTTATGGGCAAGTTCCTCAGGACAAGCTGCGTGCAGCACTGGAATGGCTGGACCAAGAGTTGCGCAAACAGGTGAGATAAGAAGTCTGAGAGAAATTTGTGTGCTAAATTAATTAAATGTTGTTAACCTGCCTTGTCCACATGCTGGACAGGGTATTTTTGTGCACTTTTATACAACTTCCTATGAAAACTACTTTCATGAACGAGCATATGTCATTAGTCCAAAGTTCGACTTTTATTACAGGATTAACTTGATCGAATGCATGAACCTGAAGCAAAAACAGGTATACCGATGTATTCCAACATTTTCTTAATCATGTAAAATATTAAAGGTAATATATTCCAAACAAGGAATGGGGAGCGAAGCAAGAACGGTTCATGAAATTAAGGGGGAGAAAGGATGAAGATCATGTTTTCACGTCAAAAATGTACGCTAGCTGTAATGTCACTCGCGTTATCTGCAACACTGCTGGGGGGAAGTACCGCATGGTCTGGAGAGGCGTACGCCGCCGAAGCCGCCGATTCTGGCGTATCGATCACTGCTGTATTATCCGATATGCCTTCGGAATTGAGATCATCCATTGAGTGGGTGTATACGAATCGTATGATCAAGGAAGGATCGGTCAATCGGAAGAACCTGATCTACGATCAGATTTTTGCAGGTCAAGGAACCATTAACTATGTTGTGCGCTGGCAATCGACCAAGAATGTGACCTTGCAACAACGTAGGGATATCGAGAAGATGTTGGGACGGCAAATGAATAACTGGACGAAACATTTGAAGGGTTATGACGGTTGGCCTTATGGGGATATTGCCGTTAAAGTGGTCGGTTGGGCAGTAGCGAATCCGGCACAGATTCTGGACAAGCAATCGAATGAAATCATATATACCACCACATCTGTGGATGAACTGAGCAAGTCTGATCCGAAGATCCCGGCAGCCTTGCCCTATGCTCCTAATGCGTTGTCGCGATTTGAGCATTTTACGAATCCGAACTATGCCTACCCTGGCGGTTTGGACAAGCGGTTTGACATGTACCTGTGGGGAACGTCCAACTTCGGCGGCGGTGCTGGCGGAGATTGGGGACAGCGGGTTTCCGATGATTACATTCTGAGAACCGTAAACAACACGGAAATTGAAATTACTGAACATGAGATTGGACATGGCTTCGGCATGCCAGATTTCTATGAAGTACCGGATCGTCCGCCGGGTGGCTTCCCCATGCCAACGATTATGTGGGCAGGCAATTCGTCTACCATTACAAATTGGGATGCCTGGTTGCTGCGCTATACATGGAGTCAGTTGAAGAAGGATACCGCACGTTTCCCGCTTGCACCATCCACCAATCAACCGGTTAATGTAGCTGCGAATGCGAAAGTGACGACATCGTATGTTTCTCCATGGGAAACGATTGCTGCGCTGAATGATGGACAGGACCCTGCACATTCCAACGATCGCACACAGGCGGTGTATGGGAACTGGCCAGAGATCGGTACACATTGGGTGCAATATGATCTGGATCGTACCTATACGGTATCGCAAACGGATGTGTACTGGTTCAAGGACAACGGCGGTATTGACGTACCTCGCTCGTACAAAATTCAATACTGGGACGGAAAAACATGGCGTGATGTGAAGAACGCCAAAGGCCGTGGAACTCGTGCAGATACGTACAATACCACGACTTTTGATCCGGTGAGCACCACGAAAATGCGTCTTCAGATGGTATCTAGTGGTGCTGCTTCCACGGGCATTCTGGAATGGAAGGTAACGGGTATTGCGTTGTAAGTTGTAGTTTGTTTAGATCTGAATACACAGCGGCTGATCAGTGGCGAAAGTCCTGATTCAGCCGTTTTTTGCAGGAATAGATAGATAAGTGACGAAAGCTACATTTAAGAGGTTGTTGAACACGTATTGAAGGGGGAGTTCAAGTGGCGTCAATAGAATTGCAACCGATTCGTGATCTTTTGGTGAAAGCTTATGATACAACAATGGGAGAAGGGTGTACTCCTGAGACTCAACAGAGCATTGAGGATTTTGAGCAAAAGCATAACGTGAATCTGCCCGCAGCGTATCGCGCACTTTTGCTTGAATTCGGTGCATGTAACTTCGGCGATCCTGCTTTATTTTCCGTTAAAGAACTGGGTTGGGCGTATCCCGATTTTCTGGAAGTGTATCGTGAATATGAGAAAGAATATGAGCTGCCAGCTGACCTCCAGCCTTTTCCGATTGGTGGATTTGGTGAAGGAAGTATGGCTATACTGGATCAAATCTCCGGCAAGGTTTTGATGTTGATCCACGATGCAGGAGAACTGCCTCTTCGGGAGATTGCTGTGGACTTTAATGAATTAATGACAATGCTGGCTGAGTCGGCGATCTGGGTTCAGGAACAGATGAATTAACAGGGTAGACGGAAGGAAGCGCAACAGACGTATGGATATTCGAAAGTTAAGATACTTTATTACCGTGGCGGAGGAGCTTCATTTCCACCGTGCAGCGGAAAAATTAAATATGACGCAACCACCGCTGAGCCAGCAGATTCAGAATTTAGAGGAAGAGCTTGGCGTGAAGTTGTTGGAGCGCACCAGAAAAATGGTTCGTCTCACCCCGGCAGGTGCGGTATTTCTGGAACAGGCTAGACTGATCATGGCCCAGCTTGAACGATCTATTCAGCTTACACAAAAGGCAGATCAGGGTATCATCGGGCATATAACCGTGGCCTTTGTGGATTCGGCTTCGGGGAGCATCATGGTGGATGTACTCAGGAAATTTCGCGCTGCGTACCCGCAGATTGAATTGACATTACGTGAGATGACTTCGTCCCAACAATTACAGGCGCTGGAAGACGGACAGATCCATATTGGATTTCTACGGTATCAGGAAGATACCCGCCATGTTTCGTTCCGTCCCTGTCAGATGGAAACGTTGATTGCTGTGTTGCCAGATCATCACCCGATGGCATCTCAGACTCAAGTTTCAATTCGAGAACTGGCGGATGAAGATTTTATTTTATTCCCACGGCATCTGGGTTCTCCATTTCATCGACTGGTTCTGGATTATTGCAGATCACATGGCGTAGACCCTCGAATTACGCAGGAAGCGATCCAGATGTATACGATTGTGAATCTCGTTGCAGCGGGCATGGGGATTTCCATTGTTCCGTCATCGGTGGATGTGTTCCAACGTAAGGGGGTGGTGTTCCTTCCATTACAAGAAAATCCGCCCTCCGTACCGTTGTACACGGCATGGCGGACGGATATGAATCAGGAAGTGGTATCCCGTTTTATGAACTTCGTTGATGAATGTGTTTAACCCGTCTTGGCTGGATCACGTTCAATCCACGGATTCAGTATTTCATCAATTCGAGACATGATCTCAGGGTCCAATTTCACACCAGAAGCTTTTACATTTTCCAATACCTGCTCCGGCCGGGATGCACCGATAATGACGGAACTGACATACGAATGCTGAAGCACCCATGCCACAGCGAGTTGGGGGAGCGTAAGACCAATCTCTTTAGCGAGCGGAACAAGCTCTTGCACAGCGGTAAGAACATCTTCGCGTAACCACTGACCAGCCAATTTGTTGAAAAAGGGTGCTCCTGCCTCTCCGGCTGCACGTGATCCGGTGGGTAATGCTTCGTTAGGCACATATTTGCCTGATAGTATACCCTGAGCCAGAGGAGACCATGTAATCTGTCCAAGTCCTGCTTGATCGCTTGCGGGTACGACTTCTTGCTCAATCACACGCCATAACATGGAATATTGGGGTTGACTTGCAATGAGGGGTACATGAAGTTCCCGCGCCAAAGCGGCTCCTCTTGCAATCTGATCCGCGTTCCATTCGCTTACGCCAATGTAGTGAACTTTGCCCTGACGCACCAGATCGGCAAACGCAAGAAACGTCTCTTCCAGCGGAGTATTGTAATCATAACGGTGAGCGTAATAGACATCGATATAATCAGTCTGTAACCGCCGCAATGAACCATTGCAGGCTTCCATGATGTGTTTCCGGGAAAGTCCGCGGTCATTATGACCAGAGCCGGTGGGGTGACAGACTTTGGTGCACAGTTCAATACTTTCTCTTCGTACATCCTTAAGAGCCTGTCCTAACACGGATTCTGCCTTGGTATTGGAGTAAACGTCTGCGGTATCGAATGTGGTAATACCTGCATCGAATGCGGCTCGCACACAAGCTTCTGCTATTCCATCCTCGATTTGCGCTCCATGCGTAATCCAGTTGCCGAGTGAAATCTCACTGACGGTTAATCCACTGTTTCCTAATTTGCGATATTCCATTCTTGCCGCCTCCCTAAGTCATCTGGACTCCATTGTAGCAATGGCAGATTAATAGGTGAAATATCTTTTAACCCCATCTTTGATACGAAAAAGATATCAGTGAATTTACATTTTCTCTTGAATGTATTTGCGATAGAGAGCGGGCGTAATCTCCTCGAACTTTTTGAATATTTTGATAAAATATCCCGATTCATTGAATCCCAGCTCATCACTGATCTGTGAGACAGGCATGTCGGTGACCTCCAGTAATTGCTTGGCCCACTTGATTTTGAGTCGTGCCAGGTAGGTTGTGAAGTTCTCACCGGTTTCCTTGGCAAACAGCCTGCTGAAATAACTCGGACTCAGGTGGCATAGATCGGCCATTTGTTTGAGTGAAACCTGCTCACTCTTGTGACTGTGAATGTATTCAAAAGCAGGTTGGAGCACCGGGCTGGAGCTTTCCGTATCACTTGGGCTGTTTTTGAGATAGGCATCCGCAATCGCATTGGTCATTTCTTTTTTGATCGACTCGATATTACGAATGGAGTAACCCGGCAGAATAGTGGAGAGGTTCAGTGACTCCTGATTGCCTGACGCTTTCTCGAACATTTCGACTAACAGATTTTTGTTGAGCGCTTCTTCTACAATATAGTTGCAGAGCAGGGATAACATGTTGGAGATTTTCACAATCTCTTCATAGGTCATCACAGGTAGCTGGGCGTAATCGTCCTTCAATTCCTCCAGCTTGGCTGCATGCATGGGCACGTTCTTGGATGTAACAATCTGCTCCAGATCACTACCCTTTTCCGGGTCGGCGAGTTTCACTTGTCCTGCCATGACGGCGCCGATATATTTGCCATCAATCGTGATCGGAATCGCGATATCAATAATATTGAAATGGCATAAATACACATAAGGCTCATTTAATCGAACCGCTTCCAGACCACCGCGCGAATCACATTTTTGGCAGTAGGGGAGAAGTTCGGGGTCTTTGCGTACATTCTGGCAGAAGGCCTGACAGCTGCTGTGACTGGTTATGGGAATGCCTTTATAATCAACAGTGAGGATCGCAAGTTTGGTAACTGTGGCGAGAGAATCTTGTAGACGCTTCCATTTATTAAGGTCGAGAATTTTATTGATATGCAGATATTCTTTAATCATTGGATGAAACCTCCATAGCTAACCTGATTCATGATGTAGGCCGTTAAAAGTTAGC belongs to Paenibacillus sp. FSL H8-0079 and includes:
- a CDS encoding LysR family transcriptional regulator, translating into MDAGDLKIFQAVAREGSISKAALALNYVQSNVTTRIKQLETQLQVPLFHRSNRGMSLTPAGENLLVYADRILQLLYEAEQATQVGNPPAGLLRLGAIETAASTFLTPLLAEYTSCYPEVQHSLVTGGTHELNQKVIQHELHGALIYGPIDHPELNYMKMYDEELVLVAEPGVHEMHALLSRPMLFFEIGCTHRAQAESFLKDQGIHTLNVMEYGTLDTILNGVSAGLGVSLLPRSSVTKAELRGEIAVMSLPEPYCRLEVGFVYSRGEHISNALSALVQIITEPEL
- a CDS encoding beta-eliminating lyase-related protein, producing the protein MILEDTTLTLAEAFSQADFIIGGHGIRKVKVLQDVLEQIDGELFSDHYGNGPVIEEFQQQMADVLGKESAVFFPSGTMAQQIALRIWCDRKGVKRVAYHPLCHLEIHEEDGLKELHQIESILLADKDRLIRLQDVQALDQDIACLLLELPQREIGGQLPAYEELEAISAYCRERGIKLHLDGARLFEITPYYQKTPAEICSLFDTVYVSFYKGIGGIAGAILAGDPDVMQESKVWKRRHGGDLIGLYPYILSSQYYFNERIGKMELYYEQAQELASLLNACHGIHTLPEVPVSNMFHVHFALAAAEVEPILVQMAQQHGIAITSYLNKTSGNSCAFEFSGGDRYGQVPQDKLRAALEWLDQELRKQVR
- a CDS encoding discoidin domain-containing protein, translating into MKIMFSRQKCTLAVMSLALSATLLGGSTAWSGEAYAAEAADSGVSITAVLSDMPSELRSSIEWVYTNRMIKEGSVNRKNLIYDQIFAGQGTINYVVRWQSTKNVTLQQRRDIEKMLGRQMNNWTKHLKGYDGWPYGDIAVKVVGWAVANPAQILDKQSNEIIYTTTSVDELSKSDPKIPAALPYAPNALSRFEHFTNPNYAYPGGLDKRFDMYLWGTSNFGGGAGGDWGQRVSDDYILRTVNNTEIEITEHEIGHGFGMPDFYEVPDRPPGGFPMPTIMWAGNSSTITNWDAWLLRYTWSQLKKDTARFPLAPSTNQPVNVAANAKVTTSYVSPWETIAALNDGQDPAHSNDRTQAVYGNWPEIGTHWVQYDLDRTYTVSQTDVYWFKDNGGIDVPRSYKIQYWDGKTWRDVKNAKGRGTRADTYNTTTFDPVSTTKMRLQMVSSGAASTGILEWKVTGIAL
- a CDS encoding SMI1/KNR4 family protein → MASIELQPIRDLLVKAYDTTMGEGCTPETQQSIEDFEQKHNVNLPAAYRALLLEFGACNFGDPALFSVKELGWAYPDFLEVYREYEKEYELPADLQPFPIGGFGEGSMAILDQISGKVLMLIHDAGELPLREIAVDFNELMTMLAESAIWVQEQMN
- a CDS encoding LysR family transcriptional regulator, with translation MDIRKLRYFITVAEELHFHRAAEKLNMTQPPLSQQIQNLEEELGVKLLERTRKMVRLTPAGAVFLEQARLIMAQLERSIQLTQKADQGIIGHITVAFVDSASGSIMVDVLRKFRAAYPQIELTLREMTSSQQLQALEDGQIHIGFLRYQEDTRHVSFRPCQMETLIAVLPDHHPMASQTQVSIRELADEDFILFPRHLGSPFHRLVLDYCRSHGVDPRITQEAIQMYTIVNLVAAGMGISIVPSSVDVFQRKGVVFLPLQENPPSVPLYTAWRTDMNQEVVSRFMNFVDECV
- a CDS encoding aldo/keto reductase family protein; protein product: MEYRKLGNSGLTVSEISLGNWITHGAQIEDGIAEACVRAAFDAGITTFDTADVYSNTKAESVLGQALKDVRRESIELCTKVCHPTGSGHNDRGLSRKHIMEACNGSLRRLQTDYIDVYYAHRYDYNTPLEETFLAFADLVRQGKVHYIGVSEWNADQIARGAALARELHVPLIASQPQYSMLWRVIEQEVVPASDQAGLGQITWSPLAQGILSGKYVPNEALPTGSRAAGEAGAPFFNKLAGQWLREDVLTAVQELVPLAKEIGLTLPQLAVAWVLQHSYVSSVIIGASRPEQVLENVKASGVKLDPEIMSRIDEILNPWIERDPAKTG
- a CDS encoding PocR ligand-binding domain-containing protein — its product is MIKEYLHINKILDLNKWKRLQDSLATVTKLAILTVDYKGIPITSHSSCQAFCQNVRKDPELLPYCQKCDSRGGLEAVRLNEPYVYLCHFNIIDIAIPITIDGKYIGAVMAGQVKLADPEKGSDLEQIVTSKNVPMHAAKLEELKDDYAQLPVMTYEEIVKISNMLSLLCNYIVEEALNKNLLVEMFEKASGNQESLNLSTILPGYSIRNIESIKKEMTNAIADAYLKNSPSDTESSSPVLQPAFEYIHSHKSEQVSLKQMADLCHLSPSYFSRLFAKETGENFTTYLARLKIKWAKQLLEVTDMPVSQISDELGFNESGYFIKIFKKFEEITPALYRKYIQEKM